The Elusimicrobia bacterium HGW-Elusimicrobia-1 genome window below encodes:
- the lepB gene encoding signal peptidase I: MLAWQKEWLDTGWSAVWLAAVIMYFFLQAFRIPSASMRDTFLEGDHLFVNKFIYGFRVPLTGGRRVLPLRKVERSDIVVFQAPPSALEPSERRKNVSKDFIKRCVAVGGDWVEIKNKKLYVNGQKIDEPYVRFADGEASAFSSAYARRLNPAGEEYQRKWERGEFRGERSVKDDFGPVMIPPGHYFCLGDNRDRSSDSRFWGPLSDKYLKGRAWVIYWPLNRAGVAGKLKKQS; this comes from the coding sequence ATGCTCGCGTGGCAGAAAGAATGGCTCGATACCGGATGGTCGGCGGTGTGGCTGGCGGCGGTGATAATGTATTTTTTTCTACAGGCGTTCAGGATTCCGTCGGCTTCCATGCGCGACACATTTTTGGAGGGAGACCATCTCTTCGTAAATAAATTCATATACGGTTTCAGGGTGCCTTTGACCGGCGGCAGAAGGGTACTGCCTTTAAGAAAAGTCGAACGTTCCGATATTGTGGTTTTCCAGGCGCCTCCGTCGGCGCTGGAACCCTCGGAAAGACGAAAAAACGTGAGCAAGGACTTCATAAAACGCTGCGTGGCCGTGGGCGGCGACTGGGTGGAAATAAAAAATAAAAAACTTTACGTCAACGGGCAGAAAATCGACGAGCCGTATGTCCGTTTTGCCGACGGCGAAGCGTCGGCTTTTTCGTCGGCATACGCGCGTCGTCTGAATCCCGCGGGTGAAGAATATCAGAGAAAATGGGAGCGGGGAGAATTTCGCGGCGAGCGCTCCGTAAAAGACGATTTCGGTCCCGTAATGATACCGCCCGGCCACTATTTTTGTCTCGGCGACAATCGAGACCGTTCCAGCGATTCCCGTTTTTGGGGGCCGCTGTCCGACAAATATTTGAAAGGCCGCGCGTGGGTCATTTACTGGCCGTTGAACCGCGCAGGTGTCGCCGGAAAACTAAAGAAGCAGAGCTAA
- a CDS encoding NfeD family protein gives MEEIMEMSLVWVVAAVGLLLLEILTPGVFFFACLGVGALAASAVSAVGGSPTVEWAVFFAVSIASIYLVRPFARRYFGGLKKKSNVDAVVGRAAPLIEKVTPDSLGLVKIDGEFWKVSSQETLEAGQRIEVVAVEGTHLVVKKQ, from the coding sequence ATGGAGGAAATTATGGAAATGTCTCTTGTCTGGGTCGTGGCGGCGGTCGGTTTGCTGCTTTTGGAAATTCTGACGCCGGGCGTTTTTTTCTTTGCGTGTCTGGGCGTAGGCGCTCTGGCCGCGTCCGCGGTATCAGCCGTCGGCGGTTCGCCCACGGTTGAGTGGGCGGTATTTTTTGCGGTCTCCATCGCCTCGATTTATCTGGTAAGGCCGTTTGCCCGCCGTTATTTCGGGGGGTTGAAGAAAAAATCCAACGTCGACGCTGTCGTCGGCCGCGCCGCGCCGCTTATCGAAAAAGTAACGCCGGATTCTTTGGGGCTTGTTAAGATAGACGGAGAATTCTGGAAAGTGTCGTCGCAGGAAACGCTCGAAGCCGGGCAAAGAATAGAGGTTGTCGCCGTAGAAGGAACGCATCTTGTGGTGAAAAAACAGTAA
- a CDS encoding SPFH/Band 7/PHB domain protein — protein MPAGLIFVLAVFVVIYIFRAARIIQQYEKGLVETLGQYTRTADSGLTIIFPPFQRLRIVDMREQVIDVPPQDVITKDNAVVNVDAVIYFQITDPFKVVYNISNFAMATMKLAQTNLRNLIGDFELDQTLTSREKINTQLRQVLDEATDKWGVKVTRVEIQKIEPPRDITDSMSRQMKAEREKRANILEAEGFRQAAILKAEGAKLSAVLEAEGRSEAIKKVADAEKYQIEVVYNAIHSGRPTNDLIAIKYLETLEKVANGQATKIFLPMESSGILASIAGIKELFDDKQKDKK, from the coding sequence ATGCCGGCAGGTCTTATTTTTGTTTTGGCAGTATTCGTAGTGATTTACATTTTTCGCGCAGCAAGGATCATACAGCAGTACGAGAAGGGACTCGTCGAAACGCTGGGGCAGTATACGCGCACGGCGGATTCCGGCCTCACGATAATTTTTCCGCCGTTTCAGCGGCTGAGGATTGTCGATATGCGCGAGCAGGTAATCGACGTTCCGCCGCAGGACGTAATTACCAAAGACAATGCGGTGGTTAATGTCGATGCGGTTATTTATTTTCAGATAACCGATCCGTTCAAAGTCGTCTATAATATTTCCAACTTTGCCATGGCAACGATGAAACTCGCCCAGACGAACTTGAGAAATTTAATCGGCGATTTTGAACTTGACCAGACACTGACCTCGCGTGAAAAAATCAACACTCAACTCAGGCAGGTTCTCGACGAGGCCACCGACAAGTGGGGCGTGAAAGTCACACGTGTGGAGATACAAAAAATCGAGCCGCCCCGCGACATCACCGATTCGATGAGCCGCCAGATGAAGGCCGAAAGAGAGAAGCGCGCGAATATTCTGGAAGCCGAAGGTTTCAGACAGGCCGCCATACTTAAGGCCGAAGGCGCCAAACTTTCCGCCGTGCTTGAGGCGGAGGGACGTTCCGAGGCGATAAAAAAAGTGGCCGATGCCGAGAAGTATCAGATTGAAGTCGTCTACAACGCCATACATTCCGGCCGTCCGACCAACGACCTCATAGCGATAAAGTATCTCGAAACTCTCGAGAAGGTCGCCAATGGCCAGGCGACCAAGATATTCCTGCCGATGGAATCAAGCGGCATACTTGCGTCCATCGCCGGAATAAAAGAATTGTTCGACGATAAACAGAAGGATAAGAAGTAA
- a CDS encoding coproporphyrinogen III oxidase, protein MAGLYVHIPFCRAKCRYCDFASAAAGRDFAETESRYLDALAAEAVARSVGWKEFDTVYIGGGTPGVLSAAALERLFVLLKSNFDLSAASEITVECNPESADFAKLDVLTRLGANRLSMGAQSFDEETLKYLGRVHPAMSVRESFAAAREAGFDNIGLDLIFGAPVGGPETSAMESRLEKWRCDLDNAVALKPEHISVYALSIEDGTPLAASGDIISEDEQADMYALAREHLSSAGYVHYELSNFARPGRESRHNLNYWRLGSYLGLGAAAASFDGRSRFKNTSDTAVYTDNPADSAAERETLTGGQIASEKIFLGLRLLNEGVTFGAEESRLYADVLSRLEADGSVERRGAAFRLRPSAYFTSNAVMREFV, encoded by the coding sequence ATGGCCGGACTATATGTCCACATACCTTTCTGTCGGGCCAAGTGCCGCTATTGCGATTTCGCAAGCGCGGCAGCCGGAAGAGATTTCGCGGAAACGGAATCGCGGTATCTCGACGCTCTGGCCGCGGAGGCCGTTGCGCGTTCCGTCGGGTGGAAAGAATTCGACACGGTTTATATCGGCGGCGGCACTCCCGGCGTTTTGAGCGCGGCCGCGCTCGAACGGCTGTTCGTCTTGCTGAAAAGCAATTTTGATTTGTCCGCGGCCTCCGAGATTACCGTCGAATGCAATCCCGAAAGCGCAGATTTCGCCAAGCTCGACGTCCTGACGCGTCTTGGCGCGAACCGCCTGAGCATGGGCGCGCAATCCTTCGACGAAGAAACCCTGAAGTATCTGGGCAGGGTACATCCGGCGATGTCCGTCCGTGAATCTTTCGCGGCGGCGCGCGAGGCGGGTTTTGACAATATCGGGCTGGATCTGATTTTCGGAGCGCCTGTCGGCGGTCCGGAAACTTCGGCGATGGAAAGCCGCCTTGAAAAATGGCGTTGCGACCTTGATAATGCGGTTGCGCTGAAACCGGAGCACATTTCCGTCTACGCTCTGTCGATAGAAGACGGAACGCCGCTTGCGGCTTCAGGCGACATAATATCGGAAGACGAACAGGCCGATATGTACGCGCTCGCGCGCGAACATCTGTCCTCGGCGGGGTATGTCCACTATGAGCTGTCGAATTTTGCGCGGCCCGGCAGGGAATCGCGGCACAACCTGAATTACTGGCGTCTCGGAAGTTATCTGGGTCTGGGCGCCGCCGCCGCGAGTTTCGACGGCCGTTCGCGTTTCAAAAACACAAGCGATACCGCCGTCTACACCGACAATCCCGCCGATTCTGCGGCCGAGCGCGAAACGCTGACCGGCGGACAAATCGCCTCGGAGAAAATTTTTCTGGGATTGCGGCTGCTTAATGAAGGCGTAACATTCGGCGCGGAGGAATCCCGCCTCTACGCGGATGTCCTGAGCCGCCTCGAAGCCGACGGTTCCGTCGAGCGCCGCGGCGCCGCTTTCCGGCTGAGACCGTCGGCGTATTTTACGTCGAACGCCGTAATGAGAGAATTCGTCTGA